From a single Plasmodium yoelii strain 17X genome assembly, chromosome: 9 genomic region:
- a CDS encoding choline/ethanolamine kinase — MEEIKQNSDTEIPEKRNSNCTVKHFTSTPLPNSQICEKKKKKGIKAISIDDLKIVQGENEDAKIEEYLNKYKSNVFSNKQSLYLYCKYVILFYGNELINKKDVDKLNFEIINGGITNILVKVEHNLEKKIYLIRLYGPKTSEIINRGREQIISNILNNKNISKKIYVFFPNGRIEEFMEGYALSKEEIKNPKFQKEIAKNLKTLHDIELNEDVYQTIKKLQTEDCIYYKDLKYNNNSDQINNRSSFLWGTIWKYFNLLYEEKNKPCDFDSKVNILKLIDFESLKKTISEIEKLCKEKKSPVVLCHCDLLSSNFINKTDNTICLIDFEYSCPMERAFDIANHFNEYAGFNCEWNLIPTRAEEYNFIKNYLNTDDDKIINNLINEIQPFYLISHIHWALWSLLQGMRSSIDFDFINYGMTKLTASTLSIFRSKITS, encoded by the coding sequence atggaagaaataaaacaaaatagtGATACAGAAATTCCTGAAAAACGAAATAGTAATTGTACAGTAAAACATTTTACTAGTACGCCATTACCAAATTCTCAaatttgtgaaaaaaaaaaaaaaaaaggaataaaagCTATATCTATTGATGATTTAAAAATAGTGCAAGGTGAAAATGAAGATGCTAAAATAgaagaatatttaaataaatataaaagtaatgtattttcaaataagcaatcattatatttatattgtaaatatgttatattattttatgggaatgaattaataaataaaaaagatgttgataaattaaattttgagATAATAAATGGAGgtataacaaatatattagtaAAAGTTGAAcataatttagaaaaaaaaatatatttaattagatTATATGGTCCTAAAACTAGCGAAATCATTAATAGAGGTAGAGAACAAAttatatcaaatatattaaataataaaaatatatcaaaaaaaatttatgttttttttccaaatggAAGAATAGAAGAATTTATGGAAGGATATGCATTATCtaaagaagaaataaaaaatcctAAATTTCAAAAAGAAATTGCAAAAAACTTAAAAACATTACATGATATTGAACTAAATGAAGATGTGTATCAaactattaaaaaattacaaacagaagattgtatatattataaagatttaaaatataataacaattctgatcaaataaataatagatCATCTTTTCTATGGGGAACTATTTGGAAATATTTTAACTTATtatatgaagaaaaaaataaaccatGTGATTTTGATTCTaaagtaaatatattaaaactgATAGATTTTGAATCactaaaaaaaacaataagtgaaatagaaaaattatgtaaagaaaaaaaatcacCTGTTGTTTTATGTCATTGTGATTTGCTTTcttcaaattttattaacaaaacaGATAATACAATATGTCTTATTGATTTTGAATATTCATGTCCTATGGAACGGGCATTTGATATAGCTAACCATTTTAACGAATATGCAGGTTTTAATTGTGAATGGAACTTAATACCAACAAGAGCTgaagaatataattttattaaaaattatttaaacacagatgatgataaaattattaataatttaattaatgaGATACAACCATTTTATCTTATTTCACATATACATTGGGCATTATGGTCATTATTACAAGGAATGAGATCATCGATAGATtttgattttataaattatggTATGACAAAATTAACTGCTTCTACCCTTTCAATATTTAGATCAAAAATCACATCTTAA
- a CDS encoding pyruvate dehydrogenase E1 subunit alpha: MVFNILYFLFFTFLLTKRCMNLDLKTNKNKQIVVSFISGCNYNNLYNRENKKSLKIAKDDTKINSLKNDKYSEHVNIDEKYDKNDYINKLYENEFYDSTNYNVYIENNKLAEYISDVSINKNEICTLYEDMNLGRLFENLVAKLYYNKKINGFVHLYNGQEAISTGIIKNLRNSDFVVSTYRDHVHAISKNVPVKEILNELYGNYYGSTNQGKGGSMHIYNKKNNFIGGFGFIGEQIPISVGLAYSVLYKKEFIQDTSNKEYETCSEKQNTLMNHVNDVKENLTKHDENEHDKNENDLDVVVCFLGDGTSNIGQFFESLNLASTYNLPIIFVIENNNWAIGMESSRSSLGDLTNNYNKGKAFNITTYKVDGNDVLSIYKLAKKKINEIRKKKSGPILIEAITYRTRGHSLADPDLLRRLDEKTSWKKIDPIIQLTNYMKNNNIVDSIYFENTKKEIQKILLDAQNDADSNFEKSKNIDVCKLYDNNIFAPSEITKYQPSYSKYKKYDQLSPNELIQYYQSYMNEINGKFIKNDKNYYSQIFDKKQLPLIIN; the protein is encoded by the coding sequence ATGGTCTttaacatattatattttttgtttttcacatttttattaacaaaaagaTGTATGAATTTGGAtctaaaaacaaataaaaataaacaaatagtTGTCAGTTTTATATCAGGatgtaattataataatttgtataatagggaaaataaaaaaagtttaaaaattgcCAAAGAtgatacaaaaataaatagtttaaaaaatgataaatattcTGAACATGTTAATATagatgaaaaatatgataaaaatgactatataaataaattatatgaaaatgaattttaCGATTCTACTAATTATAATGTTTATatcgaaaataataaattagcaGAATATATTTCTGATGtttcaataaataaaaatgaaatatgtaCATTATATGAAGACATGAATTTAGGTCgtttatttgaaaatttagtagcaaaattatattataataaaaaaataaatgggtTCGTACATCTATATAATGGTCAAGAAGCTATAAGTACAGGTATTATCAAAAATTTAAGAAATTCTGATTTTGTTGTTAGCACATATAGAGATCATGTTCATGCAATTAGCAAAAATGTTCCTGtaaaagaaatattaaaTGAATTATATGGAAACTATTATGGAAGCACAAATCAAGGAAAAGGAGGTtctatgcatatatataataaaaaaaataattttattggaGGCTTTGGATTTATTGGTGAGCAAATACCAATTTCTGTTGGATTAGCATATAgtgttttatataaaaaagaatttATTCAAGATACATCTAATAAAGAATATGAAACTTGTTCAGAAAAGCAGAATACACTTATGAATCACGTAAACGATGTTAAGGAAAACTTAACAAAacatgatgaaaatgaacatgataaaaatgagaaCGATCTCGATGTAGTTGTATGCTTTTTAGGAGACGGAACAAGTAATATTGGCCAGTTTTTTGAATCTCTAAATCTAGCATCTACCTATAATTTGCCTATTATATTTGTAATCGAAAATAATAACTGGGCAATTGGTATGGAAAGCTCAAGAAGTTCTTTAGGAGATCTAACaaacaattataataaaGGAAAAGCATTTAATATAACTACATATAAAGTAGATGGTAATGATGTATTGAGTATATACAAacttgcaaaaaaaaaaataaatgaaattcgaaaaaaaaaatcaggACCCATTTTAATAGAAGCTATTACATACAGAACAAGAGGTCATTCTTTGGCTGATCCAGATTTATTAAGACGATTAGATGAAAAAACATCatggaaaaaaattgatCCTATTATTCAATTaacaaattatatgaaaaataataatattgttgattctatttattttgaaaatactaaaaAAGAGATTCAAAAAATACTTTTAGATGCACAAAATGATGCAGATtctaattttgaaaaaagtaaaaatatagatgtatgcaaattatatgacaataatatttttgctCCATCTGAAATTACAAAATATCAACCATCTTATtcaaaatacaaaaaatatgatcAATTATCACCAAATGAATTAATTCAATATTACCAATCCTATATGAATGaaataaatggaaaatttatcaaaaatgataaaaattattattcacaAATATTTGACAAAAAGCAATTACCTCTAATTATAAACTAA
- a CDS encoding U6 snRNA-associated Sm-like protein LSm1, putative, with amino-acid sequence MEQIFNPLWLSSFEEDIDSYIFISSRDNKLYLGILRTYDQHGNIFLTHCVEKIIIPEQNYFSDVYVGNLIIRGDNIAYFGSIDESKYEKMFNYSQKDINENFQGENLYEQNKKEDIILNYKPISQILKYIDKANNDSTIFEN; translated from the exons ATGGAGCAAATATTCAACCCACTATGGCTAAGTAGCTTTGAAGAAGATATAGattcatatattttcatttcttctagggataataaattatatttag gaaTACTAAGAACATACGACCAAcatggaaatatatttttaacacACTGCgttgaaaaaattataataccTGAACAGAATTACTTCTCCGATGTTTATGTTg gaaatttaataattcgaGGAGATAATATTGCATATTTTGGATCAATTGATGAAAGTAAATATGAGAAAATGTTTAATTACTCTCaaaaagatataaatgaaaattttcaaggggaaaatttatatgaacaaaataaaaaggaaGATATAATTCTTAATTATAAGCCCATAAgccaaattttaaaatatattgataaGGCAAACAATGATAGTactatttttgaaaattag
- a CDS encoding thioredoxin-like protein, putative, producing MISKSEIDKFLLTIEDGTEETALYYLEMCNGDSDSAVKLYCEINGDRSLRNENNQIINEINYENQTTIEETLDDVIRNESKEKEKIKKSNNDDSNDIEYVREPDKHFSQALINDMDNLNFVHFNDKNKNIKKTKIELGDTIGKLFSLPEFLICPLSLEDVRKRSKIENKYIIVNIQNSEFESLKLNRDIWNNETIQEIIKDSFIFWQRDEHDQDAIIFMNTYKITSLPCICVLCKRTGRKLKVWNTKTFNDPICAQSQLYELIETVEIKPNNNYSTINVNNKNVELKNELVKTDYEQVNHYLSNNINKAYTNEKDVTNCVNSQPNNSQKNTDNVKIDMTDQLKEYGTINNELLELHKFRMQRAQRK from the exons ATGATTTCTAAAAGTGAAATTGATAAATTCTTGTTAACTATtg AAGATGGAACAGAAGAAACGGCTTTGTATTATTTAGAG ATGTGTAATGGAGATAGTGATAGCGCAGTAAAATTATATTGTGAAATAAATGGCGACAGATCTTTGCGAAATGAAAATAaccaaataataaatgaaataaattatgaaaacCAAACAACTATTGAAGAGACATTAGATGATGTAATAAGAAATGAATccaaagaaaaagaaaaaataaaaaaatcaaataatgaTGATTCTAATGATATAGAATATGTTAGAGAACCAGATAAACATTTTAGTCAAGCTTTAATTAATGATATggataatttaaattttgtacattttaatgataaaaataaaaatataaaaaaaacaaaaatagaaTTAGGGGATACAATTGGAAAACTTTTTTCTTTACCTGAATTTTTAATTTGCCCTTTATCATTAGAAGATGTAAGAAAAAGAtcaaaaattgaaaataaatatattatagtaaatatacaaaattcaGAATTTGAGTCGTTAAAATTAAATAGAGATATATGGAATAATGAAACAATTcaagaaataataaaagattcatttattttttggcaAAGAGATGAACATGATCAAGATGCgataatatttatgaacACATACAAG ATAACAAGCCTTCCATGTATATGTGTTTTATGCAAACGAACTGGAAGAAAATTAAAAGTATGGAACACAAAAACATTTAACGATCCTATATGTGCTCAATCTcaattatatgaattaattGAAACAGTTGAAATAAAAcctaataataattatagtactataaatgttaataataaaaatgtagaattaaaaaatgagtTGGTTAAAACAGATTATGAGCAAGTTAATCATTATCTTTcaaataacataaataaagCTTATacaaatgaaaaagatgTTACTAATTGTGTAAATTCTCAGCCAAATAAttcacaaaaaaatacaGACAATGTTAAAATAGATATGACTGATCAATTAAAAGAATATGGcacaataaataatgaacTATTAGAATTGCACAAATTTAGGATGCAACGAGCTCAAAGAAAATAG